Below is a genomic region from Homo sapiens chromosome X, GRCh38.p14 Primary Assembly.
cgcgatctcggctcactgaaatctccgtctcctgggttcaagtgattcttctgccgcagcctcccgagtagcgggattacaagcaccagccaccacacccagctaatttttgtaagtttagtagagatggggtttcgccatgtcggccaggctggtctggaactccccccctcaggtgatccacccacctcagcctcccaaagtgctgggattacacgcacgagccaccgcccccgaccccatcattgtttttttctacatttctttttcttctcttctctaaaTACTGCAAAAAATTCCTGAACcccagcatctctctctctccttctattCCACTCTGCCACGATCAATCACTGAGCTCCTGAGATACCTCCATGTTTCCCATTATTTCCCGCATCAAACACATACCCTCCAACCCTGCAGCCGGGTCATGATGTTGGCATGTAAATCACGTGATGCCATGTCGCTCCTGAACACCCATCCTCAACACTCCTAAGCACTCAGAACCGACTGCGAAGCAGCTTTGGTCTGTGAGGTTCTGCGTGGCCTGGCCTCCGTCACCCTCTCCTCACACGGGCCCCATCATCTCCTGACTCTCTCTGCTACTGTCCTTCACCCCGTAGTGCCCGGTCCATCCCCACTCCAGCCCATATCCTTGGCCTCACCGCAACCTGGAACTCCCCCTCTGCCTCTGCGCAGGCAGCTCTGCTTTCTCCTTCAAGCCCTGCCCAAGGGTACCTCCACAGAAGGCTCTGCCCAACCAGCAGCAGCTCCTGGGGCTCCCTCTGCTGCTGTTGCCCACAGGCCTGTGGACTGCTTCCTTACCACTAGCCCAACACTGTATGTTTCATTTGCTCATTGTGCACGTACTGTCTGACCGCCCCATGAGGATGTGAGCTCCAGAAGGGCAGGGAACGTTGCTCTCTGGGCTGTTTACTGCTGATCCCCAGCTACCGGCACGCTGCCTGCCACAGACGATGAATAAATGAGAGGTGTCAGACCTGGAGTGAAAAGAAAGTCACTTTTgtgagacagaaaggaaggatgaGGAAAATCATACACTAAAAGGGATTTTTTGTTGATGGAGTACATGTAGAACTTTCAGCAGTAATGGCCACCTCTATTTTCTCAGAATATGTTTGATGTAGAGAGGAGGCTGGTTGAGGTGTGTCCAAGTTGTCTGGCTTCCAGCTTAGTAAAACATGGCAGTTTGTAAGTGAATTTGAGAAATCATGATATCAAGTGAGACTTGCTGCTTTCAACTTGTAAAGCATAACAAGCTGAAACTGTCCCATGAGTACCAGGGATCTGTGAATGTTGCTTTAGAGTTGTACTGCCTTACTTGGTTTCCATGTCTATTCATAGGGCCAGAAAATAAGAGGTGGTTTTATTGTATTATGTGTCCTGGCCTCCGTTTGTCAGGCCTGGGATTTCTCCCTGGTGTATCCTcccatttatgaaataaataattccctAGAAACTGAGGAGCACATAGATGTACCCAGAGGGGTGATGAAACACACATATCTCACAGCTCAGCTTCTCAGTTTGATTTCCAGAGCTGTCATTCATGAGGTCTATGTGGAGGGGAAAGAAAGTGGTCAAACACCAACTGATGGCTTTTACTCAAAATCTGTTTCACCAGAGCTTATGACAGGACATGCTATTCCACCCAGCCAATTGGATTCTCAGATTGATGACTTCACTGGTTTCAGCAAAGATAGGATGATGCAGAAACCTGGTAGCAATGCACCTGTGGGAGGAAACGTTACCAGCAGTTTCTCTGGAGATGACCTAGAATGCAGAGAAACAGCCTCCTCTCCCAAAAGCCAACGAGAAATTAATGCTGATATAAAACGTAAATTAGTGAAGGAACTCCGATGCGTTGGACAAAGTAAGTAATATAAGAATGTCTGTTTTATAAAACTATAGGAAGTCTCTCTTTCTATGATTCAGAAGATATTCATGTTGCCTGTTGAGTTTCATTCTTTGCCAGAGTTGAGATTGCACATAATTTATGGTGGTTCCTCTTTTCTTTGACTAAAGcatgtacattttttctttttcttttcttacttggTTATGGTTAAAGGAGTTACATTCGTATgtatgtgcaggtgtcttttttattatttaggttTTGTATGTGCAGGTATCTTGATTtaagcatttaaaacatttcagcCTCTGAAGCATGATTGCTGAGGTGTAGATTCACTtctattcttctttatatttgataatactgaagttttttttttttcaacatcttcagaatatgaaaaaatcttCGAAATGCTTGAAGGAGTGCAAGGACCTACTGCAGTCAGGAAGCGATTTTTTGAATCCATCATCAAGGAAGCAGCAAGGTGGGTAGAAATAGGAACTGTCCAATTTCTTTAAGCACTTGGGCTCAATAGAGCACTGGGGGTGAGCGTTGGGGAACAGCCCCTGCCTTGCGTTTCTCAAACCCTGGTCCTCACTCACAGTTACGGCTGTCTCCACAGTTACTTAGGCTAATGTTATCTGAGTGTAACTCATTCTTCGAAGACTATGGAGacttccattttcaccatagtctGAGGTGCGCATTGTCCCTCAATTGACACTCTTTGTATTTGCTAGactacctctttttaaaaaatttgtgtagGCACATAGCAGATGCATATATTTCTGGGCTATATGAGATATTGTGATACAGAcaacaatgtgtaataatcacatcaaggtaagTGGGGTTTCTATCACCTCAAGCTTTTATCCTTTGCGTTACAGAGAATACAATTAtactcttcattatttttaaatgtgcaattaaattattaccgactatagtcaccctgtttgGCTATGAAATACGACATCTTATTTATTCCATACTTCTACGTATTAATCATCCCCACTTCCcacaccctccacccccactAACCTTTGTAGCCTCTGGTAactgtcattctactctctatctccattagTTCAGTTGTTTTACACTTTTACTCccaaaaataagtgagaacatgtgaagtttgtctttctgtgcctggcttatttcacttaacataaggacCTTCGGTTCTatccgtgttgttgcaaatgactgaatctcattcttttttttatggctaaacagtactctgtggtgtatatgtaccatattttctttacccattcatgtgttagtggacacttaggttgcttccaaatcttggctactgtggatggtgctgcaacaaacatgggagtgcagatatctgttCGGTACACTGacttcctttctcttgggtatatacccagcagtgggattgctggatcatatgatagctccatttttagttgtttgaggaacctccaaactgttcttcatagttaGTTGTTGtagtaatttatattctcaccaacagtgtatgaaggttcccttttctccacacccttgccagcatttgttatgcCGGCTAGACTGCCTCTTACCATGCAGATACATTTCTATTTCCATGCTGACTGTTACTTCATCTTTCTATCTGTCACAGCGCTTCCTACAGCATAGGTTCTTTGGCTATCTTTTGGTTAATGAcatgtctctttcttttcagaTGTATGAGACGAGACTTTGTTAAGCACCTTAAGAAGAAACTGAAACGTATGATTTGAGAATACTTGTCCCTGGAGGATTATCACACCCCAAATGCATAATCTCGTTAATGATTGAGGAGAGAAAAGGATCAGATTGCTGTTTTCTACAATGGAGCAGGATATTGCTGAAGTCTCCTGGCATATGTTACCGAATCAAATAGCCTTCCAGAGGCTAAGAAATTTCTGTTAGTAAAAGATGTTCTTTTTCCCAAAGCATTTTATTTGAAAGGATAACTTGTGTTTTGgttattttgtattcccacctgTGCTGGTAGATATTATTAACCCATTAGGTAAATACTATTACAGTCGTGGTTTCTGCAGCAGCTCACAGTGTTGTAGCTGGTATTTATCACTACGTTCTTTCGCTACCCATTTCACATTCCCTTTGCCCTGAGATAGCATGTCAGTTGGTCATGATGCTTGGCCTGGCAGGATGACTCAAACCTTCATTACGGAAGAGTCTGAACCATTAGATGTCCTGCCTGGATGGGGTTGCTGTGATCTTCCATTAACTCTAATCGAAAAACACGGGAGGACTAAGAAGCTCTCTAGACATATCACACATACTCTTCCTTAGCCCCTGGTGTAGTGGGAACCCGATCTCAATGTTGAAATCTGTATCATCAGCCTTCAACGAAAAGGCAGAACTAATGGGagattttaatgtgtgtgtgtgtgtattttacacacacacacacattaaaatacacacacactttaaaatctcccattatacATGTAATGCACAttatacctgtgtgtgtgtgtgtgtgttggtaggGGGTAtatatacctacacacacacactttgtaaTCTCccattatacatataatacacattatacacattacacatattacatatacacccctattcatatatatataccccatatatatatataccatatatagtatatatatatatatgtggtatatataccatatatatatatatgcacgtaGGGTGGTATATccaatatatataataaaggtaGTTCCTAGATAGGATTGGCCTGATAACAATAATTTGGAGCTTCAGTAGCAGTCCCTTTAAGACTGTTGTCTCCAGATATGACTTGCACAttctatgctttttattttatttttttaagacagaatcttgctctgttgcccaggctagagtgcagtgtcacgatcacaagtcactgcaacctccagctcaccccagttcaagcgatccttgtgcttcagcctcccaagtagctgggattacaggtgcaccacagGTGCCATCAcgctgctaatttttgcatttttagtggagatggggttttgccatgttgtccaggctggtctcgaaacctggcctcaagtgatctgcccatctcagcctcccaaggtgctaggattacaggcatgagccactgcacccagcccattctatgctttttttaaaattaattcattcattgattcaacaaatattaattgttccaggtacttttctttttttattattatactttaagttttagggtacatgtgcacaacgtgcaggtttgttacatatgtatacatgtgccaagttggtgtgcttcacccataaactcgtcatttaacattaggtatatctcctaatgctatccctcccccctccccacaccccacaacaggccccggtgtgtgatgttccccttcctgtgtccatgtggtctcattgttcaattcccacctacgagtgagaacatgcggtgtttggtttttgtccttgggatagtttgctgagaatgatggtttccagcttcatccatgtccctacaaaggacatgaactcatcatttttcatggctgcatagtattccatggtgtatatgtgccacattttcttaatccagtatatcactgatggacatttgggttggttgcaagtctttgctattgtgaatagtgccgcaataaatatacgtgtgcatgtgtctttatagcagcatgatttataatcctttgggtatatacccagtaatgggatggcttggtcaaatggtatttctagttctagatccctgaggaattgccacactgacttccacaatggttgaactagtttacagtcccaccaacagtgtaaaagtgttcctatttgtccacatcctctccagcacctgttgtttcctgatttttaaatgattgccattttaattggtgtgagatggtatctcattgtggttttgatttgcatttatctgatggccagtgatgatgagtattttttcatgtgtctgttggctgcataaatgtcttcttttgagaagtatctgttcatatccttcgcccgcttgttgatggggttgtgtgtttttttcttgtaaatttgtttgagttcattgtagattctggatattagccctttttcagatgagtagattgcacaaattttctgccattctgtaggttgcctgttcactctgatggtagtttcttttgccgtgcagaagctctttagtttaattagatcccatttgtcaattttggcttttgttgccattgcttttggtgttttagacatgaagtccttgcccatgcctatgtcctgaatggtattgcctaggttttctcctagggtttttatggttttaggtctaacatgtaagtctttaatccatcttgaattaatttttgtataaagtataaggaagggatcccatttcagctttctccatatggctagccagttttcccagcaccatttattgaatagggaatcctttccccatttcttgtttttgtcaggtttgtcaaagatcagatagttgtagatatgcggcattatttctgagggctctgttctgttctgttccattggtctgtatctctgttttggtaacagtaccatgctgttttggttactgtagccttgtagtatagtttgaagtcaggtagcatgatgtctccagctttgttcttttggcttaggattgacttggcgatgcgggctcttttttggttccatatgaactttaaagtagttttttccaattctgtgaagaaagtcattggtagcttgatggggatggcattgaatctataaattaccctgggcaatatggccattttcacgatattgattcttcctacccatgagcatggaatgttcttccatttgtttgtatcctcttttatttcattgagcagtggtttgtagttctccttgaagaggtccttcacaatcccttgtaagttggattcctaggtattttattctctttgaagcaattgtgaatgggagttcactcatgatttggctctctgtttgtctgttattagtgtataagaatgcttgtgattttttgcacattgattttgtctcctgagactttgctgaagttgcttatcggcttaaggagattttgggctgagacaatggggttttctatatatacaatcatgtcatctgcaaacagggacagtttgacttcctcttttcctaattgaatgccctttatttctttctcctgcctgactgccctggccacagcttccaacactatgttgaataggagtggtgagagagggcatccctgtcttgtgccagttttcaaagggaatgcttccagtttttgtccattcagtatgatattggctgtgggttcgtcataaatagctcttattactttgagatacgtcccatcaacacctaatttattgagagtttttagcatgaaggttgttgaattttgtcaaaggtcttttctgcatctattgagataatcatgtggtttttgtctttggttctgtttatatgctggattacatttattggtttgcgaatgttgaaccagccttgcatcccggggatgaagcccacttgatcatggtcgataagctttttgatgtgctgctggattcggtttgccagtattttattgaggatttttgcatcaatgttcatcaaggatattggtctaaaattctcttttttggttgtgtctctgccaggctttggtatcaggatgatgctggcctcataaaatgatttagggaggattccctctttttctattgattggaatagtttcagaaggaatggtaccagctcctccttgtacctctggtagaattcggctgagaatccatctggtcctggactttttttggttggtaagctattaattattacctcaatttcagagcctgttattggtctattcagagattcaacttcttcctggtttagtcttgggagggtatatgtgtcgaggaattcatccatttcttctagattttctagtttatttgcgtagaggtgtttatagtactctttgatggtagtttgtatttctgtgggatcggtggtgatatcccctttaccatttttcattgcgtctatttgattcttctctcttttcttctttattagtcttgctagcggtctatcaattttgttgatcttttcaaaaaaccagctcctggattcattgatttttttgaagggttttttgtgtctctatttccttcagttctgctctgatcttagttatttcttgccttctgctagcttttgaatgtgtttgctcttccttctctagttcttttaattgtgatgttagggtgtcaattttagctctttcgtgctttctcttgtgggcatttagtgctataaatttccctctacacactgctttgaatgtgtcccagagattctggtatgcatggtactgttaccaaaacagagatatagaccaatggaacagaatagagccctcagaaacaatgccacatatctacaactatctgatctttgacaaacctgacaaaaacaagaaatggggaaaggattccctatttaataaatggtgctgggaaaactggctagccacatgtagaaagctgaaactggatcccttccgtacaccttatacaaaaatttattcaagatggattaaagacttaaatgttagacctaaaacagTAAAAACCGtagatgaaaacctaggcaataccattcaagacatagtaggcatgggcaaggacttcatgactaaaacaccaaaagcaatggcaacaaaagccagaattgacaagtGGGGTCTAATAAAACTAAggggttctgcacagcaaaagaaactaccaccagagtgaacaggcaacctacagaatgggagaaaaaatgctcctcatcactggtcatcagagaaatgcaaatcaaaaccacagtgagatgccatctcacaccagttagaatggtgatcattaaaaagtcaggaaacaacaggtgttggagaggatgtggacaaataggaacacttttacactgttggtgggactgtaaattagatcaaccattgtggaagacagtgtggccattcctcaaggatctagaactggaaataccatttgacccagccagccgattactgggtatatacccaaagaattataaatcatgctgctataaagacacatgcacatgtatgtttattgcggcactattcacaataggaaagacttggaaccaacccaaatgtccatcaatgatagactggattaagaaaatgtggcacatatacaccatggaatactatgcagccataaaaaaggatgagttcatgtcctctgtagggacatggatgaagctggaaaccatcattctgagcaaactatcacaaggacagataaccaaacaccgcatgttctcactcataggcgagaaggatagcgttaggagatatacctaacgtaaatgatgagttaacgggtacagcacaccaacatggcacatgcatacatatgtaacaatcctgcacgctgtgcacatgttccctagaacttaaagtataatgaaaataaatgaataaatagaagttAGACCTGCCAATAACCCAAATGAGcttgaaaataatttctctctGAGTCCTCAGTTAGTCAGCAGCCTGGTTGATAACTTACCTTTGATTTGTGAGATCCTAAGCAGAGATACCAATCTAGGCTGCATGGATTTCTGATCTACAGAACTGCttatatatttgtgttgttttaagctgctaaattggGGATAATTTCTTTTGCAGTAGTAACAAACTTAATAGACGTGGTGCCGGCATATTctgaaataacaaatgaaaatcaggcatgatgttttttattttctcatcaacTGGTCgcagggaactccccatgagacCGCAGGTGCAGGACTAAGGAAGCTTCTCTTTTTCTGGGCCCCAATCCATGCTAGCAGGGTTTCAGGCACCTGTCAGTGGGTCACAGTACTGCACAACATTGAGGTATATACTAAGACAACATCTATTATGGAACTCGTTTCTGTGTTCCTTATTTAGTAGTAAAAAAGGCAAGATGTAAGAACATGCTGTTCACCTTATAACCACCATCTTGACATGCCAGACTACTAAGTTGTTAGACGTTTCCCTCAGGTAGAAGACCCCTGACGTTGTTTGGGAATTATTTCTCACATAATGTCTTGTAAGTGTGTCGCTAATGTGTCTGGATTAGTTGCTACCTCCTGCGcagtcagcataatgtcatcagtgCAAAGAATGGTGTTACATCTGGTTTAAGAGAAAGGTGGTCATGGTCCCTAAGGACTCATTTAGGATATAAACCTTGAGAGTTGATATAAGGTTGAAAGAGGAGATGATAGTACATTGCTGTCCTTTCTAGCTGGACCCAAACTCTTCTTTATGacaactactgaaagaaaacaaaacattcacCTAATCACGATTATATATCAGGTTCCCAGGGATGTCACAGTTGCCGATGCAACAAAACCACCTGCAGTACAGCAGCTGCAGTTGGAACAACAATTTGATTAAGTTTATggtccgatctcggctcacggccacctccacctcccgggttcaagcaattctcttgcctcagcctcctgtgtagctggactataggcacacactatcacacctggctagttgtttgcatttcttagtagagacagggtttcaccatgttggctaggctagtctcaaactcctgacctcgagtgatctgcccacctcagactcccaaagtgctgggattacaagcgcgagccaccgcgccaggccccggctattttttgtatttttggtggagctgtggtttcgccatgttggccagccttatctggaactcctgacctcaagcgatccacccacttctgcctcccaaatcctgggattacaggcgtgagccactgtgtccagcgaAAACTTCACTTTTAAGTGAAACGCAGAAACAAAATCAGATAATCAGAAAATGAGATACTgcgtgttctcattcatatgtgggagctaaacaatgggtacacatgaacataaaggtAGAAACCATTGACTCTGAGGACTCCAAAAGGgaagtggaggggagggagggagcgggttggagggttgaaaaactacctattggatactctCTTCACTATTTGGGAGATgggttcactagaagcccaaaccccgGAATTATGCAATTATATCCAAGTGAGAAACTTGTACATGTACCCGTCTTgcatctataattttaaaaaggttaaaaaagaaagcttcagttTTAAATCTTAACCAGATATACATGAAAAGGATTACTATACTTGGACACCTTTACAGGTTTCTATGTTAGTTTTTGGTGTTAAAGCAGA
It encodes:
- the CT45A1 gene encoding cancer/testis antigen family 45 member A1 isoform X1, producing the protein MTDKTEKVAVDPETVFKRPRECDSPSYQKRQRMALLARKQGAGDSLIAGSAMSKAKKLMTGHAIPPSQLDSQIDDFTGFSKDRMMQKPGSNAPVGGNVTSSFSGDDLECRETASSPKSQREINADIKRKLVKELRCVGQKYEKIFEMLEGVQGPTAVRKRFFESIIKEAARCMRRDFVKHLKKKLKRMI